A single genomic interval of Rhodothermales bacterium harbors:
- a CDS encoding acyl-CoA dehydrogenase family protein, with amino-acid sequence MDFALTQDQQILRDEIVAFARRELTEGVIERDRNQEFPHDLWLKCGEMGLQGLPVPEEYGGLGLDPVSTAVALEALGYGSADSGLSFSICAHLLACVIPITMHGSEEQKRKYLPKLSNGTMIAVNAMSEPGTGSDAYAMKTRAIRDGNGYRINGTKIWSTNGPVADLAIVYAMTDIEKGYYGGTSVFLVEKGQGGFMPGQKFEKMGLRTSPIGEVVLDNVWVPDAALVAGEGAGTNIFTQSMEWERVCIGAKHCGTMQRLLEKSIDYAKERTAFGQAIGKYEAVSHKIADMKIRLDAARLITYKGASRLDKARDVAIDASMTKIFVAEALVQTALDTVQIFGGNGYTTEYEVERALRDSIGGKIYSGTNEIQRNILAKWLGL; translated from the coding sequence ATGGATTTTGCACTTACCCAGGACCAGCAGATTCTCCGCGACGAGATCGTCGCTTTTGCCCGACGCGAACTCACGGAAGGCGTCATCGAACGCGATCGCAACCAGGAATTCCCGCACGATTTATGGCTCAAATGCGGTGAAATGGGGCTCCAGGGCCTTCCGGTGCCGGAAGAATACGGCGGCCTCGGGCTCGACCCCGTCTCAACGGCCGTGGCGCTCGAAGCCCTTGGCTACGGCTCGGCGGATAGCGGCCTTTCGTTTTCGATCTGCGCCCATCTGCTCGCCTGTGTCATCCCGATCACAATGCACGGGAGCGAGGAGCAGAAGCGGAAGTACCTCCCCAAACTGAGCAACGGCACTATGATCGCGGTCAACGCGATGTCCGAGCCCGGCACGGGCTCCGATGCGTACGCCATGAAGACCCGCGCCATTCGCGACGGGAACGGGTACCGGATCAACGGGACGAAGATCTGGAGCACCAACGGACCGGTGGCGGACCTCGCGATTGTCTATGCGATGACTGACATCGAGAAAGGGTATTACGGCGGGACGTCTGTTTTCCTCGTCGAAAAAGGCCAGGGCGGGTTCATGCCGGGCCAGAAGTTCGAGAAGATGGGATTACGCACCTCGCCGATCGGGGAGGTGGTGCTGGACAACGTCTGGGTGCCCGATGCGGCGCTGGTCGCCGGCGAAGGCGCCGGCACGAACATCTTCACCCAGTCGATGGAGTGGGAACGGGTGTGTATCGGCGCCAAACACTGCGGCACGATGCAGCGGCTGCTGGAGAAGTCGATCGATTACGCGAAGGAGCGCACGGCGTTTGGCCAGGCGATCGGGAAATACGAGGCCGTGTCGCACAAAATCGCCGACATGAAGATCCGCCTGGACGCTGCCCGGCTGATCACCTACAAGGGCGCGAGCCGGCTCGACAAAGCCCGCGACGTGGCCATCGACGCCTCGATGACGAAGATCTTCGTGGCCGAAGCGCTGGTCCAGACCGCCCTCGACACCGTCCAGATCTTCGGCGGAAACGGGTACACGACCGAGTACGAAGTCGAACGCGCCCTGCGGGACTCGATCGGCGGCAAGATCTACTCCGGCACCAACGAGATCCAGCGCAATATCCTGGCGAAATGGCTGGGGTTGTAG
- a CDS encoding FlgD immunoglobulin-like domain containing protein, which yields MDCPHVDDVRLTPTSPLTPDAIAFVARIGNNSTFQRKDSLFVTWWLDGVLQETLRQTLVESVVDPVNHFYEPVYSFGAPGVVGHVTFEVKVVDEVFNAAGELRRVDTVTSTGEFNILPPAPDALIATPLAGAIDLRWDAAPGALMYTLYRTTAPTAAGALTDADILAEGLSGLAFTDTDVTAGVAYFYRVVASGQGIRSDGSTFVIRGPLSEEATATPGGEEPLPAPVLVDAAGLDGAVRLIWQGTVEAEAYGVYRDDVFLAETADTVFVDVGVINGTSYSYRVSARAGARAGARESALSDTLQATPRAVPPVVSEVAFAPAEPAPSDAVTVSAIVSDGDDNLLADSVQVVWWRNGVRQAPLPTSNGVRFSGVIPPHAAGDSIAFTLRAVDARGNAATGDTLGYRVATPPGGIALVARVDSLAPAVDLAWTDNGGAPFAVYRTDASRPDSLLTPADILQDELDTTTLRDESVARGEVYFYRIADRNGIFSNEASATIPAIPDPPIGLVASAGDREVALSWQPALGAASYLLSRVGGASPDTLIVGEIVEIAYRDTTVGNDTTYTYWLEAVNALGISGRSEAVEATPRAVAPVIVDITFSPDPPKFSESVEVVATIVDADDNLDPASVTLRWRLAGGVVDSLVVMRALTDSTFAGSIPPAAPGDTVRFAVAASDRRGNTVRSGDRLYRVLNLEDFRLSISPRSRQLNLSWERPAGVFDSFRVLRADDPAAVEAGAWTVLAEGYVDTSYVDAPLENGKVYYYRIAAERAGVEVGSSNIASKQPGIPVTPSFSPGVPNARSSILVSGTFNGEAEDLALIASVELHWRLNDIVQEPLAMAPATASQLAVLGMEMGVQAADRSTYVATLPPQAELDVIAFFLTAADEGGDPLAESEERVFAVNARPLVRGDGFTPATVTLGEPALRIALHDIFLDLDGDPLTFVADSLEYEVAAVSIANDTLVVTQRIPGEARIAIEAADAFSGSAVDTLVVTVASIVAPLYVATTPAIATANQPYTIQATVVDEAGVAVDARFSIDNVELHYRRGGETAFRSVPMTPTAEAAGFAFQLPATEITERGVEYFVRAAGRTTRADFDAPVDFPTRSVRVRMEGLRSRAPLPGLSYRLVTFPLELDDNSPAGTLFDDFQAYDPRKWRFFEAVGSPSGDSTLTEFDAIEALVPGRGYWLITFAGAPDFDMGAGLTQAIHEPYALPVPAGWSLIGNPFAFALPVGNLALESGRAIGDVRDYTSPVADSLRPYQGYAVYVDQADVLLFEPAIDPAPRAEAPAEVAASVAVPIDYALSPNFPNPFQETTTIPFDLPEAESVRLEVYNALGARVAVLLDGEERAAGRHVVHWDGRTRAGMPAASGLYVLRLSAGSFTETRTMVRVR from the coding sequence GTGGATTGCCCGCATGTGGATGACGTCCGCCTCACGCCGACCTCGCCGTTGACGCCGGACGCCATCGCCTTCGTGGCACGGATCGGCAACAACAGTACGTTTCAGCGGAAGGACTCGCTGTTCGTCACCTGGTGGCTGGACGGCGTCCTGCAGGAGACCCTCCGGCAGACGCTCGTCGAAAGCGTAGTCGATCCCGTGAATCATTTTTATGAGCCGGTGTACTCGTTTGGCGCGCCCGGGGTGGTCGGGCACGTGACGTTTGAAGTCAAGGTAGTCGATGAAGTTTTTAACGCCGCCGGCGAGCTTCGCCGCGTCGATACCGTCACCTCGACGGGGGAGTTCAACATCCTCCCGCCGGCGCCCGACGCCCTTATCGCCACCCCACTAGCCGGCGCCATCGACCTCCGGTGGGACGCCGCGCCCGGGGCGCTGATGTACACCCTCTACCGGACCACCGCGCCAACCGCGGCCGGGGCGCTTACCGACGCGGATATCCTGGCCGAAGGCCTGTCCGGGCTCGCCTTTACCGATACGGATGTGACGGCCGGCGTCGCCTACTTCTACCGGGTCGTCGCTTCCGGGCAGGGGATACGGTCCGACGGGTCGACGTTCGTCATCCGGGGGCCGCTTTCCGAAGAAGCGACTGCCACGCCTGGAGGAGAGGAGCCGCTCCCTGCGCCGGTCCTGGTCGATGCCGCCGGCCTCGACGGGGCCGTCCGCCTCATCTGGCAGGGTACTGTCGAGGCCGAGGCCTATGGCGTCTACCGGGATGACGTATTTCTGGCCGAAACGGCGGATACGGTGTTTGTGGATGTGGGCGTCATAAACGGGACATCCTACAGCTACCGGGTCTCCGCCCGCGCCGGCGCCCGCGCCGGCGCCCGCGAGAGCGCGCTGTCCGATACCCTCCAGGCGACCCCCCGGGCCGTGCCGCCCGTGGTGAGCGAGGTAGCGTTCGCGCCGGCCGAGCCCGCGCCTTCAGACGCCGTAACGGTTTCGGCGATTGTATCGGATGGGGATGACAACCTGCTGGCCGACTCCGTCCAGGTCGTCTGGTGGCGCAATGGCGTGCGGCAGGCGCCGCTGCCGACGTCCAACGGCGTGCGCTTCAGCGGCGTCATTCCGCCGCATGCCGCCGGCGACTCCATTGCCTTCACGCTCCGCGCCGTCGATGCCCGCGGCAACGCGGCGACGGGGGATACACTCGGGTACCGCGTCGCGACGCCGCCAGGCGGGATCGCGCTGGTCGCTCGGGTCGACTCGCTGGCGCCGGCGGTCGATCTGGCATGGACCGACAATGGCGGCGCGCCGTTCGCCGTCTATCGGACGGACGCCTCGCGCCCGGACAGCTTGCTGACGCCGGCGGACATCCTCCAGGACGAACTCGACACTACCACCCTTCGGGACGAATCCGTCGCGCGTGGCGAGGTGTACTTCTACCGGATTGCCGATCGAAACGGGATCTTCTCGAACGAAGCCTCCGCCACGATTCCAGCCATCCCCGATCCCCCGATCGGGCTTGTCGCCAGCGCCGGCGACCGCGAGGTGGCGCTGTCCTGGCAGCCGGCGCTCGGGGCGGCATCCTACCTCCTCAGTCGTGTCGGCGGGGCGAGCCCGGATACGCTGATTGTTGGCGAGATCGTCGAAATCGCCTACCGGGATACGACCGTCGGGAACGACACCACCTACACCTACTGGCTGGAAGCGGTGAATGCGCTGGGCATCAGCGGGCGTTCGGAGGCCGTCGAAGCCACGCCGCGCGCCGTGGCGCCGGTCATCGTCGATATCACCTTCTCCCCGGATCCGCCGAAGTTCAGCGAGTCCGTGGAGGTCGTCGCCACGATTGTTGATGCGGATGATAATCTCGATCCCGCCTCCGTGACACTACGCTGGCGCCTCGCCGGCGGGGTAGTGGATAGCCTTGTGGTCATGCGGGCGCTGACGGATTCGACGTTCGCGGGCTCCATCCCGCCGGCCGCGCCGGGCGACACGGTCCGCTTCGCCGTCGCCGCCAGCGACCGCCGCGGCAACACCGTCCGCAGCGGCGACCGCCTCTACCGGGTGCTGAACCTGGAAGACTTCCGCCTGTCCATCTCCCCCCGCAGTCGGCAGCTCAACCTGAGCTGGGAGCGGCCGGCCGGGGTGTTCGATTCCTTCCGCGTCCTCCGCGCCGACGACCCCGCGGCCGTCGAGGCCGGCGCGTGGACGGTGCTCGCCGAAGGGTATGTGGATACATCCTACGTGGATGCCCCGCTGGAAAACGGGAAGGTGTATTATTACCGGATCGCGGCGGAGCGCGCCGGAGTGGAGGTCGGATCTTCTAATATCGCGTCCAAACAGCCCGGTATCCCCGTGACGCCGTCGTTTTCGCCGGGCGTGCCCAACGCGCGGAGCAGCATCCTCGTCTCGGGCACGTTCAACGGAGAAGCGGAAGACCTGGCCCTGATCGCCTCCGTGGAGCTGCACTGGCGGCTGAACGACATCGTGCAGGAACCGCTGGCGATGGCGCCGGCCACCGCGTCCCAGCTGGCGGTTCTGGGGATGGAGATGGGCGTGCAGGCGGCCGACCGATCCACCTACGTCGCCACCCTGCCGCCGCAGGCGGAGCTGGATGTGATCGCATTTTTCCTGACGGCCGCCGACGAGGGTGGCGACCCGCTCGCCGAAAGCGAGGAGCGCGTCTTCGCCGTCAACGCGCGTCCGCTGGTGCGGGGCGACGGGTTTACGCCGGCGACGGTGACGCTGGGCGAACCGGCGCTGCGTATCGCGCTGCATGACATCTTTCTGGATCTGGATGGAGATCCGCTCACGTTCGTCGCCGACAGCCTGGAGTACGAAGTGGCGGCCGTGTCGATCGCCAACGACACCCTCGTCGTCACCCAGCGCATCCCGGGCGAGGCGCGCATCGCCATCGAAGCCGCCGATGCGTTCAGCGGTTCGGCGGTGGATACGCTGGTGGTCACCGTCGCCTCCATCGTGGCGCCGCTCTATGTGGCGACTACGCCGGCGATTGCGACCGCGAATCAGCCCTACACGATCCAGGCGACGGTGGTCGATGAAGCCGGCGTGGCGGTTGATGCCCGGTTCAGCATCGATAACGTCGAACTCCACTACCGCCGCGGCGGCGAGACGGCCTTCCGATCCGTCCCGATGACCCCGACGGCCGAGGCGGCGGGGTTTGCGTTCCAACTGCCGGCGACGGAGATCACCGAACGCGGCGTCGAGTACTTTGTACGCGCCGCCGGCCGCACCACCCGCGCCGATTTCGACGCGCCGGTCGACTTCCCGACACGCTCTGTCCGCGTCCGTATGGAAGGCCTGCGCTCGCGCGCGCCGTTGCCGGGGTTGAGCTACCGCCTGGTTACCTTCCCCCTCGAACTCGACGACAACAGCCCGGCCGGCACCCTGTTCGACGACTTCCAGGCCTACGATCCCCGGAAATGGCGGTTCTTCGAGGCCGTCGGGAGCCCGAGTGGCGACTCGACGCTGACGGAGTTCGACGCCATCGAGGCGCTCGTCCCCGGCCGCGGGTACTGGCTCATTACCTTCGCGGGCGCGCCCGACTTCGACATGGGCGCCGGGCTTACCCAGGCCATCCACGAGCCGTACGCCCTCCCGGTGCCGGCCGGCTGGAGTCTCATTGGGAATCCGTTTGCGTTCGCCCTGCCGGTGGGTAACCTGGCGCTGGAGTCCGGCCGCGCCATTGGCGACGTGCGGGATTATACGAGCCCCGTGGCGGACTCGCTGCGCCCCTACCAGGGCTACGCGGTCTATGTCGACCAGGCCGATGTGTTGCTGTTTGAACCAGCAATCGACCCGGCGCCGCGCGCTGAAGCGCCGGCCGAGGTCGCGGCCTCCGTCGCCGTCCCGATCGACTACGCCCTGAGCCCGAACTTCCCCAACCCGTTCCAGGAAACCACCACCATCCCATTCGATCTCCCCGAGGCGGAATCCGTTCGCCTGGAGGTATACAATGCCCTCGGAGCCCGTGTGGCGGTGTTGCTCGATGGGGAGGAGCGGGCCGCCGGCCGGCACGTCGTGCATTGGGACGGCCGCACGAGGGCGGGGATGCCGGCCGCCAGTGGCCTCTACGTCCTGAGGCTCAGCGCCGGGTCGTTTACCGAGACGCGGACGATGGTAAGGGTGAGATAG